A single region of the Maylandia zebra isolate NMK-2024a linkage group LG17, Mzebra_GT3a, whole genome shotgun sequence genome encodes:
- the LOC101475420 gene encoding leucine-rich repeat-containing protein 24: MAVFLVLLLSTLLLSLHSTPLRASPSCPVGCRCYSLTVECGSTGLRDIPKYIPLTIQTIFLQDNVIGQIRRQDLTMLKHLHYLYLQNNTISAVEPGSFQSLGQLLELALNGNRIHLVTADMFQGLEHLRILYLARNDITRLLDYTFRGLPRLQELHLQHNSIETLADQALVGLTSLALLDLSRNNLHTIGPATLRPLVSLQVLRITDNPWRCDCALHWLRTWIDEEGQRLLSSAERRLVCIEPPRLSHLSLVEVPLNSLVCIPPLVQLEPKRLAVHLGESLRVSCHATGYPRPQVTWRKASQGKVVLSPRGLVQELDAGGGGMGGAEEPSQEGRVSLQKTNGELFDPDTGSGMLFLSNVTVAHAGFYECEAWNAGGVARVTFQLAINSSTSSSSSSSIWASWSQVSLPYSPAWPRLRSHGPALGSDVSREPLYALGSMAFSALGAATQTAIAVGISLLTLTALLLVAMIYSRHHQRDKEADGAEKEESILYVNDYSDGPTTFAQLEEYRDERGHEMYVLNRAKPVLPPAPPTAVSTTNLGCSAPSDTSSHTLSSGPGQTMSPTLAPDKQQQQQDGDIRTMRRMAGEGGEAEPVITLEAEGMFLNHTGLFIDSPIAYEIHC, from the exons ATGGCTGTGTTTTTGGTGCTTCTTCTCTCCACGCTCCTCCTGTCTCTACACTCCACTCCTCTACGAGCCTCTCCTTCCTGCCCTGTGGGCTGTCGCTGCTACAGCCTCACTGTGGAGTGTGGCTCCACAGGACTGAGGGACATCCCCAAATACATCCCTTTAACCATACAG ACCATCTTTCTCCAggacaatgtgattggtcagatcCGTCGACAGGACCTCACCATGCTGAAGCACCTGCACTATTTGTACCTGCAG AACAACACCATCTCAGCCGTGGAGCCTGGCTCTTTCCAGAGCCTCGGTCAGTTATTGGAGCTAGCACTGAATGGAAACCGCATCCATTTGGTGACAGCTGACATGTTTCAGGGACTCGAACATCTACGCATTCTGTACCTGGCACGAAACGACATCACACGGCTGCTGGACTACACCTTCCGTGGCCTACCG CGTCTGCAGGAGCTCCACTTACAGCATAATAGTATAGAGACGTTAGCCGACCAGGCTTTAGTTGGTTTGACTTCTCTGGCTCTGCTGGACCTGAGTAGGAATAACCTCCACACAATTGGCCCTGCAACACTGCGACCTCTAGTGAGCCTGCAGGTCCTGCGTATCACAG ATAATCCATGGCGCTGTGACTGTGCGTTGCACTGGCTGAGGACCTGGATTGATGAAGAGGGTCAGCGTCTGCTTAGCTCTGCAGAACGTCGACTAGTTTGCATCGAGCCACCACGCCTGTCCCATCTGAGCTTGGTGGAGGTTCCTCTCAACAGCTTGGTCTGTATCCCTcccttggtgcagctggagcCCAAGAGGCTTGCAGTGCATCTGGGAGAGAGCCTCAGGGTGTCGTGCCATGCCACTGGTTATCCTCGGCCACAG GTGACCTGGAGGAAAGCTTCCCAGGGTAAAGTAGTCCTTTCTCCCAGAGGCCTGGTTCAGGAGTTGGATGCAGGTGGAGGTGGAATGGGAGGAGCAGAGGAGCCCTCGCAGGAAGGCAGAGTCAGTCTCCAGAAGACTAATGGCGAACTCTTTGACCCCGACACTGGCAGTGGCATGTTGTTTCTCAGTAATGTAACTGTGGCTCATGCAGGCTTCTATGAATGTGAAGCATGGAACGCAGGAGGTGTGGCTAGAGTCACCTTTCAACTTGCCATCAACTCATCAACatcctcctcatcttcttcctccATCTGGGCTTCATGGTCCCAGGTGTCTCTACCGTACTCACCTGCCTGGCCTCGACTGAGGAGCCACGGTCCTGCTTTGGGCTCAGATGTAAGCCGGGAACCCCTGTATGCTCTGGGCAGCATGGCCTTCAGTGCTCTGGGAGCTGCCACTCAGACTGCCATTGCTGTGGGCATCTCACTGCTGACTTTGACTGCTCTGCTGCTAGTCGCCATGATCTACAGTCGACATCACCAACGGGACAAAGAGGCTGATGGGGCTGAAAAG GAGGAGAGCATCTTGTATGTGAATGACTACTCTGATGGCCCCACTACCTTCGCCCAGCTGGAGGAGTATCGTGATGAGCGTGGCCATGAAATGTATGTCCTCAACAGGGCCAAGCCTGTGCTTCCTCCTGCTCCGCCaacagctgtgtccaccactaACCTGGGCTGTTCAGCACCATCCGATACCTCCAGCCACACCCTCTCCTCGGGCCCTGGCCAGACCATGAGCCCCACTCTGGCCCCtgacaagcagcagcagcagcaggatggTGACATACGGACCATGAGGAGAATGGCAGGGGAAGGAGGGGAGGCAGAGCCCGTGATCACATTAGAGGCAGAAGGAATGTTTCTCAACCACACAGGCCTCTTCATAGACTCTCCCATTGCTTATGAGATTCACTGCTAA
- the ahsg1 gene encoding alpha-2-HS-glycoprotein 1 — protein sequence MRTLRVLTLLSAAVLLCSAAPGLEPLTCSEGNGPAAADKAVHHINEHHDHGYKFRLHEVQGNSVEQVDGGCNVKLQLDLQETKCHTINPKPFEDCEIRRMGERAVKANCTVLMTIKDGDADITKYECDTRQEKTNLEMVRICPDCPVLLPLNNSEGLKSVREATAEFNKNTSNQHYYILKEVGRISTGYIMGLGMNYYPEFALVETHCPMGSRIIIEACIPLCPNRARHAFCRSSYSSQNGLLSTECDFYPAENTTALGPGEKEPVCGRHPHGHGGPPPHAHDHGRGPPPHADKGGRPPHAHDHGRGPPPHAHDHGCGPPPDPALHPICPWPLPHRPHN from the exons ATGAGGACGTTACGAGTCCTGACACTTCTTTCGGCAGCAGTCCTGCTTTGCAGCGCTGCCCCAGGTTTGGAGCCACTAACATGCAGTGAAGGTAACGGTCCGGCGGCAGCAGATAAGGCAGTGCATCACATCAATGAGCATCACGACCATGGCTACAAGTTCAGACTGCATGAAGTTCAAGGGAACAGTGTGGAACAG GTTGATGGTGGATGTAACGTAAAGTTGCAGCTGGATCTTCAGGAAACAAAATGCCACACTATCAACCCGAAACCCTTTGAGGACTGTGAAATACGTCGCATGGGAGAGCGG GCAGTGAAGGCCAACTGCACTGTGTTGATGACTATAAAAGATGGTGATGCCGACATAACCAAATATGAATGTGACACACGACAAG aaaaaACTAACTTGGAGATGGTACGCATCTGCCCTGACTGTCCTGTGCTGCTGCCTCTCAACAACTCTGAAGGTCTCAAGTCTGTTCGTGAAGCGACAGCAGAATTCAACAAGAACACCAGTAACCAGCATTACTACATCTTGAAGGAAGTGGGGCGGATATCAACTGGG TACATAATGGGATTAGGAATGAACTACTATCCTGAGTTTGCACTTGTGGAGACTCATTGCCCAATGGGCTCTAGAATCATAATTGAGGCATGCATTCCACTTTGTCCTAACAGAGCT CGTCATGCTTTCTGCCGTTCATCTTACTCCAGTCAAAATGGACTCCTGTCCACTGAGTGTGATTTCTATCCTGCAGAG AACACCACTGCCCTTGGGCCTGGTGAGAAGGAGCCTGTCTGTGGACGTCATCCACATGGTCATGGTGGCCCCCCTCCACATGCTCACGACCATGGTCGTGGCCCCCCTCCACATGCTGACAAAGGAGGACGCCCTCCACATGCTCACGACCATGGTCGTGGCCCCCCTCCACATGCTCACGACCATGGTTGTGGCCCCCCTCCTGACCCAGCTCTCCACCCTATTTGCCCCTGGCCTCTTCCTCACCGCCCACACAACTAA